One genomic window of Nicotiana sylvestris chromosome 10, ASM39365v2, whole genome shotgun sequence includes the following:
- the LOC104216472 gene encoding VQ motif-containing protein 11-like produces the protein MASSSHIPPHDQNNNQLHNMNNISSCSSPSNSISNLDSNFTTFVQADPSNFRSVVQKLTGAASASRHPVVGKSNSGEKGPRRSTFKLHERRHSARKLENILTGTNRQMVLMASPVSPLEMLTRGSPKSPMEELQERAIAEKGFYLHPSLLSTPRGTEPPELLPLFPLQSPTARDHSSS, from the coding sequence ATGGCTTCTTCTAGCCATATACCACCACatgatcaaaacaacaaccaattACACAATATGAACAACATCTCATCTTGTTCTTCTCCGTCTAATAGTATTAGTAATTTAGACTCCAATTTTACCACTTTTGTCCAAGCTGACCCCTCCAACTTCCGTTCTGTAGTCCAAAAACTCACCGGTGCAGCATCAGCTTCCCGTCATCCCGTCGTCGGAAAATCCAACTCCGGCGAGAAAGGTCCTCGGCGTTCCACTTTCAAGTTACACGAAAGAAGGCATAGTGCAAGAAAGCTTGAAAATATTCTCACTGGTACCAACAGGCAAATGGTACTTATGGCTTCTCCAGTGTCACCTCTGGAAATGTTGACACGTggaagtccaaaatcaccaatGGAGGAATTACAAGAAAGAGCTATTGCTGAGAAAGGATTTTATTTACATCCAAGTCTACTTAGTACGCCAAGAGGCACTGAGCCACCTGAACTCTTGCCTTTGTTTCCACTTCAGTCCCCTACAGCTAGAGATCATTCTTCTTCTTAA